The Doryrhamphus excisus isolate RoL2022-K1 chromosome 1, RoL_Dexc_1.0, whole genome shotgun sequence genome includes a window with the following:
- the LOC131126446 gene encoding leucine-rich repeat LGI family member 2-like: MTIMGKLVVLFVLLSICGANKWKKNFKCPSGCSCTKETIMCVGTSHVPRTIPSDVTSLSIVNGSIAEITEGMFSLMPSLQLLLFNANSLTTIKDDAFYGLLHLEYLFIEGNKIESIGKNAFRGLRDLTHLSLSNNKMRFLPRDLFFDLDSLLELDLRGNYFQCSCENKWLMTWLRNTNATVSDVFCGGPADMKGKRLNDLPIAPGQCMSTDIVRHQSIPIQSMSADIFFFKEDIYVAMAAPNSNSCVVMEWDHIEMNFRKFDNITGKSVVGCTSVLVDNHVLIIVTQLFGGSHIYKFDDQQNKFTKFQSIEVFNISKPNDIEVFHMDGEWYFVIVDSSKAGLSTLYKWTDQPDRNQTGFYTYQFLHEWFRDTDAEFVELDGKSYLILASRSQPPVLYLWNKSTLKFMLHSEIPNIEDVVAVKAFRLEGDLYLAMTCYIGDSKVLKWTSKQFTEMQALPSRGAMVLQPFSFTDRHYLALGSDYSFTQIYLWDTETKTFHKFKDIYVQSPRSFTAVTTDHRNFIFSSSFKGKSMVFEHVIVDLSL; this comes from the exons ATGACCATCATGGGCAAGCTAGTGGTCCTCTTTGTGCTACTGAGTATTTGTGGAGCCAACAAATGGAAAAAGAATTTTAAATGTCCTTCAGGATGCTCGTGCACCAAAGAAACCATCATGTGTGTTGGCACCTCGCACGTCCCGAGAACCATACCGAGTGACGTCACTTCACT GAGCATCGTAAACGGCTCTATTGCAGAAATCACTGAGGGGATGTTTTCACTCATGCCTTCCCTGCAGCTACT GCTTTTCAATGCAAACTCTTTAACTACAATTAAAGACGATGCATTCTACGGCCTCCTGCATCTGGAGTATTT GTTCATTGAAGGGAACAAGATTGAAAGCATCGGCAAAAATGCCTTTCGTGGTCTACGAGATCTAACTCATCT GTCACTTTCCAATAACAAGATGAGGTTTCTGCCAAGAGATCTATTTTTTGACTTGGATTCATTGCTGGAACT AGACCTGCGGGGCAACTATTTCCAGTGTAGCTGTGAGAACAAGTGGCTGATGACGTGGCTAAGAAACACCAATGCCACTGTTTCTGACGTCTTCTGTGGAGGCCCTGCTGACATGAAGGGCAAGCGACTCAATGATCTACCTATTGCACCTGGCCAGTGCATGTCTACAG ACATTGTGCGTCACCAGTCCATTCCCATTCAGTCTATGTCGGCGGACATCTTCTTCTTTAAAGAAGACATCTATGTGGCCATGGCTGCACCCAACTCTAACAGCTGTGTGGTCATGGAATGGGATCACATTGAAATGAATTTCAGAAAATTTGACAACATAACAG GTAAGTCTGTCGTCGGGTGTACATCGGTTCTGGTGGACAACCACGTCCTGATCATTGTCACGCAGCTCTTTGGGGGCTCTCACATCTATAAGTTTGACGACCAACAGAACAAGTTCACAAAGTTCCAGTCCATCGAGGTCTTCAACATCTCCAAGCCAAATGACATTGAGGTGTTCCACATGGATGGCGAGTGGTATTTTGTTATAGTAGACAGTTCCAAAGCGGGCCTATCTACTCTTTACAAGTGGACCGACCAACCAGACCGCAACCAAACGGGTTTCTACACCTATCAGTTCCTCCATGAATGGTTTCGCGATACGGATGCCGAGTTTGTTGAATTGGACGGGAAGTCCTACCTCATTTTAGCCAGCCGCTCTCAGCCACCTGTTCTCTACCTGTGGAACAAGAGCACGCTCAAGTTCATGCTACACAGTGAAATCCCAAACATTGAAGATGTGGTGGCTGTCAAAGCTTTCCGTCTAGAAGGTGACTTGTATCTGGCCATGACGTGCTACATCGGTGACTCCAAAGTTCTTAAATGGACCAGTAAACAGTTCACAGAGATGCAGGCTCTACCCTCTCGAGGGGCAATGGTCCTCCAACCTTTCTCCTTCACGGACAGACACTATTTGGCTCTCGGCAGTGACTACTCCTTCACACAAATCTACCTCTGGGACACCGAGACCAAAACTTTCCACAAGTTTAAGGACATCTATGTGCAGTCTCCGCGCTCGTTTACTGCCGTCACCACTGACCACAGGAATTTCATCTTCTCTTCCAGCTTTAAGGGTAAATCCATGGTGTTTGAACATGTTATAGTAGATTTAAGCTTGTAA
- the LOC131126453 gene encoding coiled-coil domain-containing protein 149-like isoform X2 has protein sequence MDPSRRSDGEWQGMVNEFLICKSKLESKKEALLILSKELDTCQQERDQFKLMANQLRERHQGLKKKYRELIDGDVSLPPEKRNQVNLIQLLRDSREKSNGLCEEVKELKQRLAEAQGDNKLLRMTITKQRLGDDEVGARHFPAHEREDLVKQLERAREQNEVLEHSVKSLSDELQDVRAERDVFQQKAHRLNVEMNHIVGNGAVRIMDIDALCMENRYLHDRLCQLQEEVTLLKTNLGKYKSALECRKNIKACGKPNSSALTGVLSAKQVKELLSEESGCTLPVTSQSISDLKSLATALLETIHEKNMLIQHQRQINKVLGNRVAELEKKLKTLETSGVWSLPGLTYHVSVGICGKLKDLQANSATESQNEGQQKSSGLLTQDSRTPAEPPETSPPPLSSEEEPVSHQTSRDEVPEGDMNMPIVPTPSEQPSVTCEVTEGRRGGEKDKEGVESGETECFIVDECVAEEQDMQREQEFAEGTDGTAPSV, from the exons ATGGATCCGTCTAGGAGGAGTGACGGTGAATGGCAGGGGATGGTCAACGag TTCCTTATTTGTAAGAGCAAGTTGGAGAGTAAGAAGGAAGCTCTCCTGATCCTGTCCAAGGAGCTGGACACCTGCCAGCAGGAGAGGGATCAGTTCAAGTTGATGGCCAACCAGCTTCGAGAGCGCCACCAAGGACTCAAGAAGAAGTACAGAGAACTCATT gaTGGAGATGTGTCTTTACCTCCCGAAAAACGCAACCAA GTGAATTTAATTCAACTCCTGAGGGACTCCAGAGAAAAAAGCAATGGTCTTTGTGAGGAGGTGAAGGAGTTGAAACAACGCCTGGCGGAAGCACAGGGAGACAACAAG CTGTTAAGAATGACCATCACCAAGCAAAGGTTAGGAGATGATGAGGTGGGAGCTCGCCATTTTCCAGCACACGAGCGTGAAGACCTCGTCAAACAGCTGGAGAGAGCCAGAGAGCAG aatGAGGTTCTGGAGCACAGTGTGAAATCTCTCAGCGATGAGCTTCAGGACGTACGGGCAGAGCGTGACGTGTTCCAGCAGAAAGCGCATCGCCTCAACGTGGAGATGAACCACATTGTTGGGAACGGCGCAGTGCGGATTATGGACATTGATGCGCTCTGCATGGAGAACAg GTATCTGCACGATCGGCTCTGTCAACTTCAGGAAGAGGTCACCTTGCTCAAAACTAATCTGGGCAAGTACAAG AGTGCATTGGAGTGCAGAAAGAACATCAAAGCATGTGGGAAGCCCAACAGTAGTGCACTCACCGGAGTGCTCTCAGCCAAACAAG tgAAGGAGCTGCTTTCTGAGGAAAGCGGCTGCACGTTACCTGTCACCTCCCAGTCTATCTCGGACCTCAAGTCTCTGGCCACCGCTCTCCTGGAAACCATTCACGAGAAGAACATGCTGATTCAGCACCAGCGGCAAATTAACAA ggtTCTTGGAAATCGAGTTGCAGAGCTGGAGAAGAAGCTTAAAACTCTTGAGACGTCTGGAGTATGGAGTCTGCCAG GCCTCACTTACCACGTGTCTGTGGGCATTTGTGGAA AGCTGAAAGACCTACAAGCAAACAGCGCAACAG AGTCGCAAAACGAGGGCCAGCAGAAATCATCAGGACTTCTAACACAAGACAGCAGAACACCAGCAGAACCTCCTGagacatcaccaccaccattgtCATCAGAGGAGGAGCCAGTCAGCCATCAGACCAGCAGGGATGAGGTTCCTGAAGGTGATATGAACATGCCCATCGTGCCAACACCTTCAGAGCAACCCTCAGTGACATGTGAGGTCACcgaaggaagaagaggaggagagaaagACAAAGAGGGAGTAGAAAGTGGAGAAACGGAATGTTTCATTGTAGATGAATGTGTCGCCGAGGAGCAAGACATGCAGCGAGAGCAGGAGTTTGCTGAAGGGACAGACGGTACAGCACCTTCTGTTTGA
- the LOC131126453 gene encoding coiled-coil domain-containing protein 149-like isoform X1 produces the protein MDPSRRSDGEWQGMVNEFLICKSKLESKKEALLILSKELDTCQQERDQFKLMANQLRERHQGLKKKYRELIDGDVSLPPEKRNQVNLIQLLRDSREKSNGLCEEVKELKQRLAEAQGDNKLLRMTITKQRLGDDEVGARHFPAHEREDLVKQLERAREQNEVLEHSVKSLSDELQDVRAERDVFQQKAHRLNVEMNHIVGNGAVRIMDIDALCMENRYLHDRLCQLQEEVTLLKTNLGKYKSALECRKNIKACGKPNSSALTGVLSAKQVKELLSEESGCTLPVTSQSISDLKSLATALLETIHEKNMLIQHQRQINKVLGNRVAELEKKLKTLETSGVWSLPGLTYHVSVGICGKLKDLQANSATGESQNEGQQKSSGLLTQDSRTPAEPPETSPPPLSSEEEPVSHQTSRDEVPEGDMNMPIVPTPSEQPSVTCEVTEGRRGGEKDKEGVESGETECFIVDECVAEEQDMQREQEFAEGTDGTAPSV, from the exons ATGGATCCGTCTAGGAGGAGTGACGGTGAATGGCAGGGGATGGTCAACGag TTCCTTATTTGTAAGAGCAAGTTGGAGAGTAAGAAGGAAGCTCTCCTGATCCTGTCCAAGGAGCTGGACACCTGCCAGCAGGAGAGGGATCAGTTCAAGTTGATGGCCAACCAGCTTCGAGAGCGCCACCAAGGACTCAAGAAGAAGTACAGAGAACTCATT gaTGGAGATGTGTCTTTACCTCCCGAAAAACGCAACCAA GTGAATTTAATTCAACTCCTGAGGGACTCCAGAGAAAAAAGCAATGGTCTTTGTGAGGAGGTGAAGGAGTTGAAACAACGCCTGGCGGAAGCACAGGGAGACAACAAG CTGTTAAGAATGACCATCACCAAGCAAAGGTTAGGAGATGATGAGGTGGGAGCTCGCCATTTTCCAGCACACGAGCGTGAAGACCTCGTCAAACAGCTGGAGAGAGCCAGAGAGCAG aatGAGGTTCTGGAGCACAGTGTGAAATCTCTCAGCGATGAGCTTCAGGACGTACGGGCAGAGCGTGACGTGTTCCAGCAGAAAGCGCATCGCCTCAACGTGGAGATGAACCACATTGTTGGGAACGGCGCAGTGCGGATTATGGACATTGATGCGCTCTGCATGGAGAACAg GTATCTGCACGATCGGCTCTGTCAACTTCAGGAAGAGGTCACCTTGCTCAAAACTAATCTGGGCAAGTACAAG AGTGCATTGGAGTGCAGAAAGAACATCAAAGCATGTGGGAAGCCCAACAGTAGTGCACTCACCGGAGTGCTCTCAGCCAAACAAG tgAAGGAGCTGCTTTCTGAGGAAAGCGGCTGCACGTTACCTGTCACCTCCCAGTCTATCTCGGACCTCAAGTCTCTGGCCACCGCTCTCCTGGAAACCATTCACGAGAAGAACATGCTGATTCAGCACCAGCGGCAAATTAACAA ggtTCTTGGAAATCGAGTTGCAGAGCTGGAGAAGAAGCTTAAAACTCTTGAGACGTCTGGAGTATGGAGTCTGCCAG GCCTCACTTACCACGTGTCTGTGGGCATTTGTGGAA AGCTGAAAGACCTACAAGCAAACAGCGCAACAG GAGAGTCGCAAAACGAGGGCCAGCAGAAATCATCAGGACTTCTAACACAAGACAGCAGAACACCAGCAGAACCTCCTGagacatcaccaccaccattgtCATCAGAGGAGGAGCCAGTCAGCCATCAGACCAGCAGGGATGAGGTTCCTGAAGGTGATATGAACATGCCCATCGTGCCAACACCTTCAGAGCAACCCTCAGTGACATGTGAGGTCACcgaaggaagaagaggaggagagaaagACAAAGAGGGAGTAGAAAGTGGAGAAACGGAATGTTTCATTGTAGATGAATGTGTCGCCGAGGAGCAAGACATGCAGCGAGAGCAGGAGTTTGCTGAAGGGACAGACGGTACAGCACCTTCTGTTTGA
- the LOC131126453 gene encoding coiled-coil domain-containing protein 149-like isoform X4, with protein MDPSRRSDGEWQGMVNEFLICKSKLESKKEALLILSKELDTCQQERDQFKLMANQLRERHQGLKKKYRELIDGDVSLPPEKRNQVNLIQLLRDSREKSNGLCEEVKELKQRLAEAQGDNKLLRMTITKQRLGDDEVGARHFPAHEREDLVKQLERAREQNEVLEHSVKSLSDELQDVRAERDVFQQKAHRLNVEMNHIVGNGAVRIMDIDALCMENRYLHDRLCQLQEEVTLLKTNLGKYKSALECRKNIKACGKPNSSALTGVLSAKQVKELLSEESGCTLPVTSQSISDLKSLATALLETIHEKNMLIQHQRQINKVLGNRVAELEKKLKTLETSGVWSLPELKDLQANSATESQNEGQQKSSGLLTQDSRTPAEPPETSPPPLSSEEEPVSHQTSRDEVPEGDMNMPIVPTPSEQPSVTCEVTEGRRGGEKDKEGVESGETECFIVDECVAEEQDMQREQEFAEGTDGTAPSV; from the exons ATGGATCCGTCTAGGAGGAGTGACGGTGAATGGCAGGGGATGGTCAACGag TTCCTTATTTGTAAGAGCAAGTTGGAGAGTAAGAAGGAAGCTCTCCTGATCCTGTCCAAGGAGCTGGACACCTGCCAGCAGGAGAGGGATCAGTTCAAGTTGATGGCCAACCAGCTTCGAGAGCGCCACCAAGGACTCAAGAAGAAGTACAGAGAACTCATT gaTGGAGATGTGTCTTTACCTCCCGAAAAACGCAACCAA GTGAATTTAATTCAACTCCTGAGGGACTCCAGAGAAAAAAGCAATGGTCTTTGTGAGGAGGTGAAGGAGTTGAAACAACGCCTGGCGGAAGCACAGGGAGACAACAAG CTGTTAAGAATGACCATCACCAAGCAAAGGTTAGGAGATGATGAGGTGGGAGCTCGCCATTTTCCAGCACACGAGCGTGAAGACCTCGTCAAACAGCTGGAGAGAGCCAGAGAGCAG aatGAGGTTCTGGAGCACAGTGTGAAATCTCTCAGCGATGAGCTTCAGGACGTACGGGCAGAGCGTGACGTGTTCCAGCAGAAAGCGCATCGCCTCAACGTGGAGATGAACCACATTGTTGGGAACGGCGCAGTGCGGATTATGGACATTGATGCGCTCTGCATGGAGAACAg GTATCTGCACGATCGGCTCTGTCAACTTCAGGAAGAGGTCACCTTGCTCAAAACTAATCTGGGCAAGTACAAG AGTGCATTGGAGTGCAGAAAGAACATCAAAGCATGTGGGAAGCCCAACAGTAGTGCACTCACCGGAGTGCTCTCAGCCAAACAAG tgAAGGAGCTGCTTTCTGAGGAAAGCGGCTGCACGTTACCTGTCACCTCCCAGTCTATCTCGGACCTCAAGTCTCTGGCCACCGCTCTCCTGGAAACCATTCACGAGAAGAACATGCTGATTCAGCACCAGCGGCAAATTAACAA ggtTCTTGGAAATCGAGTTGCAGAGCTGGAGAAGAAGCTTAAAACTCTTGAGACGTCTGGAGTATGGAGTCTGCCAG AGCTGAAAGACCTACAAGCAAACAGCGCAACAG AGTCGCAAAACGAGGGCCAGCAGAAATCATCAGGACTTCTAACACAAGACAGCAGAACACCAGCAGAACCTCCTGagacatcaccaccaccattgtCATCAGAGGAGGAGCCAGTCAGCCATCAGACCAGCAGGGATGAGGTTCCTGAAGGTGATATGAACATGCCCATCGTGCCAACACCTTCAGAGCAACCCTCAGTGACATGTGAGGTCACcgaaggaagaagaggaggagagaaagACAAAGAGGGAGTAGAAAGTGGAGAAACGGAATGTTTCATTGTAGATGAATGTGTCGCCGAGGAGCAAGACATGCAGCGAGAGCAGGAGTTTGCTGAAGGGACAGACGGTACAGCACCTTCTGTTTGA
- the LOC131126453 gene encoding coiled-coil domain-containing protein 149-like isoform X3: MDPSRRSDGEWQGMVNEFLICKSKLESKKEALLILSKELDTCQQERDQFKLMANQLRERHQGLKKKYRELIDGDVSLPPEKRNQVNLIQLLRDSREKSNGLCEEVKELKQRLAEAQGDNKLLRMTITKQRLGDDEVGARHFPAHEREDLVKQLERAREQNEVLEHSVKSLSDELQDVRAERDVFQQKAHRLNVEMNHIVGNGAVRIMDIDALCMENRYLHDRLCQLQEEVTLLKTNLGKYKSALECRKNIKACGKPNSSALTGVLSAKQVKELLSEESGCTLPVTSQSISDLKSLATALLETIHEKNMLIQHQRQINKVLGNRVAELEKKLKTLETSGVWSLPELKDLQANSATGESQNEGQQKSSGLLTQDSRTPAEPPETSPPPLSSEEEPVSHQTSRDEVPEGDMNMPIVPTPSEQPSVTCEVTEGRRGGEKDKEGVESGETECFIVDECVAEEQDMQREQEFAEGTDGTAPSV; encoded by the exons ATGGATCCGTCTAGGAGGAGTGACGGTGAATGGCAGGGGATGGTCAACGag TTCCTTATTTGTAAGAGCAAGTTGGAGAGTAAGAAGGAAGCTCTCCTGATCCTGTCCAAGGAGCTGGACACCTGCCAGCAGGAGAGGGATCAGTTCAAGTTGATGGCCAACCAGCTTCGAGAGCGCCACCAAGGACTCAAGAAGAAGTACAGAGAACTCATT gaTGGAGATGTGTCTTTACCTCCCGAAAAACGCAACCAA GTGAATTTAATTCAACTCCTGAGGGACTCCAGAGAAAAAAGCAATGGTCTTTGTGAGGAGGTGAAGGAGTTGAAACAACGCCTGGCGGAAGCACAGGGAGACAACAAG CTGTTAAGAATGACCATCACCAAGCAAAGGTTAGGAGATGATGAGGTGGGAGCTCGCCATTTTCCAGCACACGAGCGTGAAGACCTCGTCAAACAGCTGGAGAGAGCCAGAGAGCAG aatGAGGTTCTGGAGCACAGTGTGAAATCTCTCAGCGATGAGCTTCAGGACGTACGGGCAGAGCGTGACGTGTTCCAGCAGAAAGCGCATCGCCTCAACGTGGAGATGAACCACATTGTTGGGAACGGCGCAGTGCGGATTATGGACATTGATGCGCTCTGCATGGAGAACAg GTATCTGCACGATCGGCTCTGTCAACTTCAGGAAGAGGTCACCTTGCTCAAAACTAATCTGGGCAAGTACAAG AGTGCATTGGAGTGCAGAAAGAACATCAAAGCATGTGGGAAGCCCAACAGTAGTGCACTCACCGGAGTGCTCTCAGCCAAACAAG tgAAGGAGCTGCTTTCTGAGGAAAGCGGCTGCACGTTACCTGTCACCTCCCAGTCTATCTCGGACCTCAAGTCTCTGGCCACCGCTCTCCTGGAAACCATTCACGAGAAGAACATGCTGATTCAGCACCAGCGGCAAATTAACAA ggtTCTTGGAAATCGAGTTGCAGAGCTGGAGAAGAAGCTTAAAACTCTTGAGACGTCTGGAGTATGGAGTCTGCCAG AGCTGAAAGACCTACAAGCAAACAGCGCAACAG GAGAGTCGCAAAACGAGGGCCAGCAGAAATCATCAGGACTTCTAACACAAGACAGCAGAACACCAGCAGAACCTCCTGagacatcaccaccaccattgtCATCAGAGGAGGAGCCAGTCAGCCATCAGACCAGCAGGGATGAGGTTCCTGAAGGTGATATGAACATGCCCATCGTGCCAACACCTTCAGAGCAACCCTCAGTGACATGTGAGGTCACcgaaggaagaagaggaggagagaaagACAAAGAGGGAGTAGAAAGTGGAGAAACGGAATGTTTCATTGTAGATGAATGTGTCGCCGAGGAGCAAGACATGCAGCGAGAGCAGGAGTTTGCTGAAGGGACAGACGGTACAGCACCTTCTGTTTGA
- the LOC131126466 gene encoding extracellular superoxide dismutase [Cu-Zn]-like isoform X1 has translation MCSTLSKRRPLTGLYNNDFFLSLNLILFFVSRCLYWIFVFCLSVFDTMHQQWSMHIAVLLVLVVFQCVSGDSDTLAPPEVPQNNGTLYAACKMRPSSSLAEGLPKVYGQVLFKQDYPHGKLKVLLGFHGFPGGSEPRAVHIHQYGDLQQGCDSTGGHYNPLSVDHPNHPGDFGHFAPHQGKIYAMLESEATLFGGLSVLGRAVVVHERRDDFGQGGDAGSLLHGNAGRRLGCCIIGISSPNLWNMYYPQINKRVQGI, from the exons ATGTGCTCCACCCTCAGCAAGCGACGCCCACTGACTGGCTTATACaacaatgatttttttctttctttaaaccTTATACTTTTCTTCGTCTCACGGTGTCTGTACTGGATCTTCGTTTTTTGCTTGTCGGTTTTTGATACTATGCATCAACAGTG GTCAATGCATATAGCAGTGCTGCTTGTGCTGGTTGTCTTCCAATGTGTCTCAGGTGACAGCGACACTTTGGCTCCACCAGAGGTCCCACAGAACAATGGTACCTTGTATGCAGCCTGTAAGATGAGACCAAGCTCCTCGCTGGCTGAGGGTTTACCCAAAGTCTACGGCCAAGTCCTGTTCAAGCAGGATTATCCTCACGGAAAGCTCAAAGTCCTACTCGGCTTTCACGGTTTCCCCGGGGGGAGCGAGCCAAGGGCGGTGCACATCCACCAGTACGGAGATCTGCAACAGGGGTGCGATTCCACCGGGGGACACTACAACCCCCTAAGTGTTGATCACCCTAACCACCCTGGAGATTTTGGACACTTTGCTCCCCATCAAGGCAAAATCTATGCAATGTTGGAGTCTGAGGCCACACTGTTTGGGGGGTTGTCTGTGCTTGGAAGAGCAGTGGTGGTCCATGAGAGGAGGGATGACTTTGGTCAAGGGGGAGATGCTGGCAGTCTGCTGCATGGAAATGCAGGTCGCAGGCTGGGCTGCTGCATTATTGGCATTTCCTCTCCCAATCTCTGGAATATGTACTATCCACAGATCAATAAGCGTGTGCAAGGAATTTAA
- the LOC131126466 gene encoding extracellular superoxide dismutase [Cu-Zn]-like isoform X2: MHQQWSMHIAVLLVLVVFQCVSGDSDTLAPPEVPQNNGTLYAACKMRPSSSLAEGLPKVYGQVLFKQDYPHGKLKVLLGFHGFPGGSEPRAVHIHQYGDLQQGCDSTGGHYNPLSVDHPNHPGDFGHFAPHQGKIYAMLESEATLFGGLSVLGRAVVVHERRDDFGQGGDAGSLLHGNAGRRLGCCIIGISSPNLWNMYYPQINKRVQGI, from the exons ATGCATCAACAGTG GTCAATGCATATAGCAGTGCTGCTTGTGCTGGTTGTCTTCCAATGTGTCTCAGGTGACAGCGACACTTTGGCTCCACCAGAGGTCCCACAGAACAATGGTACCTTGTATGCAGCCTGTAAGATGAGACCAAGCTCCTCGCTGGCTGAGGGTTTACCCAAAGTCTACGGCCAAGTCCTGTTCAAGCAGGATTATCCTCACGGAAAGCTCAAAGTCCTACTCGGCTTTCACGGTTTCCCCGGGGGGAGCGAGCCAAGGGCGGTGCACATCCACCAGTACGGAGATCTGCAACAGGGGTGCGATTCCACCGGGGGACACTACAACCCCCTAAGTGTTGATCACCCTAACCACCCTGGAGATTTTGGACACTTTGCTCCCCATCAAGGCAAAATCTATGCAATGTTGGAGTCTGAGGCCACACTGTTTGGGGGGTTGTCTGTGCTTGGAAGAGCAGTGGTGGTCCATGAGAGGAGGGATGACTTTGGTCAAGGGGGAGATGCTGGCAGTCTGCTGCATGGAAATGCAGGTCGCAGGCTGGGCTGCTGCATTATTGGCATTTCCTCTCCCAATCTCTGGAATATGTACTATCCACAGATCAATAAGCGTGTGCAAGGAATTTAA